The Gossypium arboreum isolate Shixiya-1 chromosome 4, ASM2569848v2, whole genome shotgun sequence DNA segment GTGATCTCTATCCATGCTCTCAAAACCGTAAGTAATTACAGATTCATGATCTCCTTGCTTATACGCGTGTTTGATATGTTGTACTGTAGCAATTAATATTCcatttaacttaatttaattatatgGTTCAGAAATGTACAAGCTTAAGGTGAAGCAAGGGAAGACCTATCTCCTACGTATTACCAACGCTGCAGTCGATAACAATCTCTTTTACAAGATAGCCAATCATAAGATGATCGTTGTGGCCGTTGACGCTCGTTACACCAACCCATATGTCACTGATGTCTTGGTTGTCGCCTCTGGCCAGACGATTGACATTTTGCTAACCGCGGATCAGCCGATTGGGTCGTATTACATGGCCGCTAGAGCTTATGCAAGTGCGGCTGGTTTAGAATTTGATAGTACTACAACGAGGGGTGTCATCGTTTATGAGGGTGCACCGTCTTGGACTTCGAGAACGCCGCTAATGCCAGTATTACCGGCGTTCAATGACACCCCCACGGCTCATAAGTTTTCTACCAGCCTTACTGCTTTGGTCGGTGGGCCTCACTGGGAGCCTGTCCCACTTAAAGTGGATCATAAAATGTTCGTCACCGTTGGGATGGCGCTCGATGTCTGCCCATCAAACACAACTTGCCAGGGTCCACCTGTTGGGGCAAAGCTCTCGGCCAGCATGAACAATGTATCCTTCGTGCCACCTAGTAGCTTGTCTTTGTTGCAAGCCTTTTTCTTCAATGTCGGAGGAGTGTACACCACTGATTTCCCTGTCAAGCCTCCAGTTCAATTTGACTACACCAACCCTAGCATTAACGGCGACCTACCTCTGTTATTTGCTCCAAAAGGAACCAGGATCACCAAGCTTAAGTTCAACTCCACTGTGGAGATGGTGATGCAGAACACAGCTATTATTGGAGCGGAGAACCATCCCATGCACCTCCACGGCTTTGATTTCCATGTATTGGCGCAAGGGTTTGGAAACTTTAACCCTGCCACTGATACACTGAAGTACAATCTATTCAACCCCCAAATCCGCCACACTATTGGCGTACCTGTTGGAGGATGGGCTGTCATCAGATTCGTAGCTAATAATCCAGGTTAGTTTTCTAACATCGATCATTTACTTTCTTTAAAAGGAAAGAAATTCCCCGAAATTGTCAAAGATTCGGATTTGAAATAAAAAGTCCAGCTCGAAATCAATCTTTGACTTAATTCGGTTCTGGAAAATCTGGATTATCTTTAATTGCTGGCTTATGTTAAGGTCAAGGATGGAAGTAAAAATGACAGTTTAACTAAGATCCAACGGATTTGGTTTATCTTCTTCTGTAAACCCATGAAAGCTTAACATATTGTTGTTTCAATTCATCTGAAATGAACAGGTGTTTGGTTTATGCATTGCCACTTCGACGCGCACTTGCCAATAGGCCTGGCCACTGCCTTCGTGGTTGAGAACGGACCAACTCCGGAAACAACCTTGCCTCCGCCGCCAGTGGATCTTCCACAATGCTAGACATTATTTGTTTATTCATTATCGCAGTAGTTAACGTTCATTTTCAGGATGAAATATTCTTCGTTTTCTTTTATTATTCCTCCGGAAAGGATTTCACTGACACTATTCTCAAGGCAATAGTTGTCGTGTAATAttagttttctttttctcttctaaaTTTTTTCAAAGTTACCGATGTGTAAtaatagatgataaatgaaatTCACCTCTACGATTTTGTTCAAACTCAAAACTCTATAATGTATGTGTTAGAGATTTTGTGTACcttatttataataaatttatttcttCGCATATCATTTTCTACCCTTTTGGTGTTGTTTGTCCCACTTTTATATTTGCTAATATTCTTTGTATACCAATTACATGCACTTCTATCCCTCCCGCACACCTTAAACTTTCAATGGTTTTTTTTACCATACAAAATATTCCGTGATAAGttgtattatattaataaaataaaattatggattttaattttaaagataatatTATTAAGAGGAGTAATTATaagtttatgaaaaattaattttatggaCTATAAAATAGATTTGAATGATATATTAattatactaaaaaaaaaaagagaaacggAAGAGTCTTGATACGATATTTAATCCCATATCATTTAAATATTTGAAAAGAGTTTTAACCACTACTTTAATTAAGTTCtaacaattttaaataatttaatcattaaaacaATAAATTACACAATCCATCCTTCcactttaataaattttcattgtAATCACAAAAATGAAGTTTTCAAATATAACACTATcgttaattttatgattttaatcACCCTCTATTAAAATGGGTTAACATAAATCCTACATAGAATTTCtgtaaataataactaaatttaataattttcatcTAATATTAGAATTTTTATGTCATCATTTACCCTAAACCCCAAAATAGTGAAATTGCGGTCATAAATTTCAAACATATTAAGCTATATGTGAGTTCTATACGTATTTTAATTCAAAAAGTTTCattatgtatttttttatatattttgattatcaatcatataatatttttaataattataatatattatttataactatattttaattttttaaattaccgTAATTTTATAACTTAATAACTTAAATTAATTAATCGGATTATTGTTTGTTTTATGGAAAAAGTAAAGATTAGGaaattaatatttgaatttaagAAGTCAACAActgatttttaattttagactaaTATGTTTTCGCCACAAATTCGGAAGGcttcaattttaatatatttttatatcaaataataatgattaattttaatgtttttattaaaattttgatatatatctatatttatgTAAAATACTTTGAGTATAAAAATAAATGATTGAATAATTGTCttttactaataaaaataatttaaaaatcaagtgACAATTTCATAAAATTGGAAATTACCTATTTGTTTGATAGGTTGAAAAATTAAGGCTTAAGGGTGTAGAAAATCTTCAAACTTTTCCAGAAAATAGTaattaagcttttttttttcactcaatcgGGTACTTGAACTGTCAAAATATATAGAAAAAGCACTCAAACTCTGTAATGTCCTGAAATTGAGGTTAGAAGAATTAAGGTTCGCAAGTAAGTCAGTAGTTTTATttagacttttttttttcttgcatTTTAAAGTTAACAATGAGTTTAGTGGTTCAGTGGTTATGTTTTTTTATATCTTAGGTCTCAAGTTCAAGTCCCCTTGTGACCTTAGAGGAGGTTATTGtttgttataaaaataataatcataatttctaaagaaattttaaagttttttccaAGTTTCCCACTTTTTCCTCGCATCTCCCTTCTTCACGATTTGGGTTTTTCCTCTTCTCAAAATTCAGATTTTGATCCTTCTGTTGGGATTGTATTCTTTGAGCAATGCTTTCTTTTTCAGCCCATCaatgtttcttaatttctttctttctttgttcatcattaaattttaaaaatttgtttgTTAATTCAATCGTCCCACGTTATTGTCATTAATTGCCACTTCTTTGGAGTTCATTCATTCTTTTACACTTTTGTTGTCAAGCTTTAGCGGGTAAGTGAGGTTTGTGATTGTTAAATCGTTCCTTTGAATCTTTTGTTTGGATTGGATTGAAATTTCTTATAGGTTTAGaatgtgtgtgaaaatttgagTTTCAAGTTAGTAGAATTAGGCGAATCAATTGATCGTTAGTGCATGGGAATCGTCTTTTAGGGGTGCTTCTGAAACTAATGTAATTAAGGATCGAATTGAAGtgaattttactatttttggcAAAATTTGGGGTGGTTTACGAACCACATGAGCAGCCACACGGGCGGTCCACACAGTCGTGTGCTGCTTTAGAAACTTGGTTAACTTACAAGTCACACGGCTTGGAGTGAGTCTCTATAGGATTGTTTAGGACTCGAATACTGGTTGTGGTAAGTCTTCATAAGGCATGTTTTTGTTAGAATAAttttgtatatatgtgtaattctCATATTTGGTTTGGTTTTGTTCCTAAGTTGGTTATATGACATTGTGTATAATATTCTGATATATGGAAATGCCTAGATATGTTGATTAGAAAATTTGCATTCTATAGATTCTGTTATTTCATAATCAAATCTGAGaatattttatttgatatatGTATCTGCTCTGTGAGTTTGGCGCATTTGCATTTGTATGTGAGAATTTGTTCTGAAGAGAAGGAAGTTTGATTTAGTAGTTTAACTGCATTATAAAGTCTTTAGGAGCATGAATGCATAACAATAACGAGGCAAATAACCTCTTTGTGGGGTGAATTGGTTGGACGGGTCCACCATAACCCGAtagtggtgtgtagaggttggaaaGGGCTTAGTATACCCTTACTGGTGTGTGGGGGATTTACAGAGGTAGTGTGTAGAGGTTGGATAGGTTAACATTGAGCATGATTTGCATTTTGTACTCTGACTTGATTATGATAGAACAATGTGATGTTCTGTTTCGATATGATTTGAAaatgattgtatgattgtttgcttGCTATTATATAATTCTATTGGTTAATACGAGTTAAATGCTTATGTTTTGTGATGCTTCACTTTGAAGTGATTCTTGAATATGATTTAGATTAAGCTGTTGCATGTATGTTTGACTGTTTATTTCTACATTGTTCGTTCACATTCTtttagactcacactgagctaTCGTAGCTCACTTCTCTAATTTCTCGTTTTCAAGTAGGCCACGTGATTAGGAACTGTACTTGGCAAACTAGTAGTCTCGAAATGATTcgttttaatttgtttttaataaGTTTTTCATAAGTTTAATAAAGTATTTTCAGGGGATTATATAAATTGTGGTAAGGGTTATGACTTTTGAGActttggatttaaattttgaagCCATGTATGGGATTTTATTTCATCGAAATGTTATTTTGCATTTTATAAGCAATTTTTAAGATAATAATTTAAGGGATTTCCTACTAAAAGTGAACAATCAAATTTGCCGTTGCAATTTCGGTTTAAAGTTTCAGTTTTTCTCATAGTACTATTTTGTTTTGATTAcgaaattaatacataaaaagcAACTCGGTTGCCATCTGTTTTGAAGTGATAAATGGGA contains these protein-coding regions:
- the LOC108459687 gene encoding laccase-7-like → MTSPSVIFSIEMGRLVFLFASSLLLMVAATTVSAAIVEHSFNVQNLTVNRLCNRHVITAANGRLPGPSIRAREGDTLIIHVFNKSPYNLTIHWHGIHQMLSAWADGPDMITQCPIRPGNKYTYKFKIIRQEGTFWWHSHTSTLRATLYGAIIIRPRAGNSYPFPRPYREVPILLGEWWNGNVVDMANQALAHGTGPNISDAYTINGWPGDLYPCSQNQMYKLKVKQGKTYLLRITNAAVDNNLFYKIANHKMIVVAVDARYTNPYVTDVLVVASGQTIDILLTADQPIGSYYMAARAYASAAGLEFDSTTTRGVIVYEGAPSWTSRTPLMPVLPAFNDTPTAHKFSTSLTALVGGPHWEPVPLKVDHKMFVTVGMALDVCPSNTTCQGPPVGAKLSASMNNVSFVPPSSLSLLQAFFFNVGGVYTTDFPVKPPVQFDYTNPSINGDLPLLFAPKGTRITKLKFNSTVEMVMQNTAIIGAENHPMHLHGFDFHVLAQGFGNFNPATDTLKYNLFNPQIRHTIGVPVGGWAVIRFVANNPGVWFMHCHFDAHLPIGLATAFVVENGPTPETTLPPPPVDLPQC